A single region of the Hippopotamus amphibius kiboko isolate mHipAmp2 chromosome 6, mHipAmp2.hap2, whole genome shotgun sequence genome encodes:
- the LOC130856107 gene encoding ras-related protein Rab-9A-like gives MAGKSLLFKVILLGDGGVGKSSLMNRYVTNKFDTQLFHTIGVEFLNKDLEVDGHFVTMQIWDTACQERFRSLRTPFYRGSDCCLLTFSVDDSQSFQNLSNWKNEFIYYADVKEPESFPFVILGNKVNISERQVSVEEAQAWCRDNGDYPYFETSVKDAMNVAAAFEEAVRRVLATEDRSDHLIQTDTVSLHRKPKPSSSCC, from the coding sequence ATGGCAGGAaaatcattgctttttaaagtaattctcCTTGGAGATGGTGGAGTTGGGAAGAGTTCTCTAATGAACAGATATGTGACTAATAAGTTCGATACCCAGCTCTTCCATACAATAGGTGTggagtttttaaataaagatttggaGGTGGATGGACATTTTGTTACCATGCAGATTTGGGACACGGCCTGTCAAGAGCGATTCAGAAGCCTGAGGACGCCATTTTACAGAGGTTCTGACTGTTGCCTGCTTACTTTTAGCGTCGATGATTCTCAGAGCTTCCAGAACTTGAGTAACTGGAAGAACGAATTCATATATTATGCAGATGTGAAAGAGCCTGAAAGctttccttttgtgattttgGGTAACAAGGTCAACATCAGCGAGCGGCAGGTGTCTGTAGAAGAAGCTCAAGCCTGGTGCAGGGACAACGGTGACTATCCTTACTTTGAAACAAGTGTGAAAGATGCCATGAATGTTGCAGCAGCCTTTGAGGAAGCAGTTCGAAGAGTGCTTGCTACCGAGGATAGGTCAGATCACTTGATTCAGACAGACACGGTCAGTCTGCACCGAAAGCCCAAGCCCAGCTCATCTTGCTGTTGA